A single Carnobacterium alterfunditum DSM 5972 DNA region contains:
- a CDS encoding BglG family transcription antiterminator, which yields MLTFREIDIIRELLKNPVRSIDSLSKQFNVSKRTVRYDLDNIGDVLYKNGLLSSSFALFDQVDKSIKEKIKEFMENLKVNEIILQPNERYLILKSSYILLGKLNLTQLSRELQVSRVTIKNDYNQLLKELKQLNLESKLKHKEGFILTGKEKYIRDAQWKVLDSISQETMHNKLLFSKLLDQYMGDLNLKGINQFLSAMQEKLKCVFSDETYKEIRNYLIVVLQRNKEDKATAYFSKPDRPFHSYELEVLNLEKGILEEFYGVRVKEIDLIEIAKMVINGKYIKLTDISYNYWIEMDSLVFKLIRIFSEYYGVDLTKDKELFEGLSNHLKPILFNIKNNMESNQYIDYDVKLEYSDVYECTLKSLKESDLLPTKRKIDEEVSLIAIHFAAALHRGVLLEKKPRKVLLVCSQGIGASKLLEQRLGREFNVKVVDTIPLHYLSDYPKKHLVDMIITAVDFEEVMTNIPIIKVNTMLTKEDLLNLEKAGIMKITKKIALSQLVNTIYSNVEVGNNKELVKALKDNFGSFILDDLISADNKKEAKVPRSHIQIVESVNSWKEAITLATKPLVDNSYVAEKYMGRVVESFEKYGYYMFIGDGVAIPHARSDKDVFKTGFSILILKNRLRYSEDNFLKVLICFASVDNLEHLDTLVNLMELVKSDEFIKILNQNKIEEVYQIISSNI from the coding sequence ATGCTTACTTTTAGAGAAATCGACATCATTAGGGAATTGCTGAAAAATCCAGTCAGGTCAATTGATTCCTTGTCTAAGCAATTCAATGTCAGTAAACGAACGGTAAGGTATGACTTGGATAATATTGGAGATGTTCTATATAAGAATGGCCTCCTTTCATCTTCCTTTGCTCTCTTCGATCAGGTCGACAAATCGATTAAAGAAAAAATTAAAGAATTTATGGAAAATTTGAAAGTTAATGAAATTATTTTACAGCCTAATGAACGGTATTTGATTTTAAAAAGTTCTTATATACTTTTAGGCAAGCTAAATTTAACGCAATTAAGTAGAGAACTTCAGGTCAGCAGGGTTACGATAAAGAACGATTACAATCAGCTTTTAAAGGAATTAAAACAGTTAAATTTAGAGTCGAAATTAAAGCATAAAGAAGGATTTATTCTGACCGGGAAGGAAAAATATATTCGTGATGCCCAGTGGAAAGTATTGGATAGTATTTCTCAAGAGACAATGCATAATAAACTTCTATTCTCCAAACTTTTGGATCAATATATGGGAGATCTGAATTTAAAAGGAATCAATCAGTTCTTGTCCGCTATGCAGGAAAAACTTAAATGTGTCTTCTCTGATGAAACATATAAAGAAATTCGTAATTATTTGATAGTTGTTTTGCAGCGGAATAAAGAGGATAAAGCGACCGCATATTTTTCCAAACCAGATAGGCCTTTTCATTCTTACGAACTGGAGGTATTGAACTTAGAAAAAGGGATATTGGAAGAATTTTATGGAGTGAGAGTGAAAGAAATAGATTTAATAGAAATAGCTAAAATGGTAATCAATGGCAAGTACATTAAGTTAACAGATATTTCTTATAATTATTGGATTGAAATGGACAGTTTAGTATTTAAGCTGATTCGCATTTTCAGTGAATACTATGGCGTTGATTTGACGAAGGATAAAGAACTATTTGAAGGTCTGTCGAATCATCTAAAACCGATCTTGTTCAATATCAAAAATAATATGGAATCCAATCAGTATATTGATTATGATGTAAAGTTGGAGTATTCGGATGTATATGAGTGTACACTAAAATCCTTAAAAGAATCCGACCTGCTTCCTACCAAAAGAAAGATTGATGAAGAAGTCTCTCTGATAGCGATCCACTTTGCAGCCGCGCTTCATAGAGGCGTTTTGCTTGAAAAGAAACCGAGAAAAGTTTTACTCGTTTGTAGCCAAGGTATTGGGGCATCAAAACTATTGGAGCAACGCTTGGGAAGGGAATTTAATGTCAAGGTTGTTGATACCATCCCGCTGCATTATTTATCGGATTATCCTAAAAAGCATTTAGTGGATATGATTATCACAGCGGTTGACTTCGAAGAAGTTATGACAAATATTCCTATTATAAAAGTTAATACAATGCTTACGAAAGAGGATTTATTAAATTTAGAAAAAGCAGGCATAATGAAAATAACCAAGAAAATTGCACTTTCTCAATTGGTAAATACGATTTATTCAAATGTTGAAGTGGGCAATAATAAGGAATTAGTTAAGGCATTAAAAGATAATTTTGGCAGTTTTATATTAGATGATTTAATTTCCGCTGACAACAAAAAAGAAGCGAAGGTACCTAGGTCTCATATACAAATAGTAGAGTCGGTAAATTCCTGGAAAGAGGCTATTACTTTGGCGACCAAGCCTCTGGTGGATAATTCATATGTAGCTGAGAAGTATATGGGTAGAGTAGTGGAATCCTTTGAAAAGTATGGGTATTATATGTTCATAGGAGATGGGGTAGCTATTCCTCATGCTCGATCTGATAAGGATGTATTTAAAACGGGATTTAGCATTTTGATTCTCAAGAATAGGTTACGGTATTCTGAAGATAATTTTTTAAAAGTATTAATTTGTTTTGCTTCAGTAGATAACCTGGAACATTTAGATACTTTAGTCAATTTGATGGAATTAGTGAAATCAGATGAATTTATAAAGATACTAAATCAGAATAAAATAGAAGAAGTTTATCAAATAATTTCTTCAAATATATAA
- a CDS encoding ISL3 family transposase, with protein sequence MSHNNCIRTALDLKDKNIFFDEKFCEEKRIKGFRSKVFYATLTYKPTHCECCGMKNHAYSIVKNGYLTSRVKWVSSTHYATSIRLKKQRFLCRACGVTFVARSPEIEEGCFIAKRVKQSIAGELADTISIKDLSKRHFVSPTTVDRVLKQLNQSVKNTFKSLPQHLSFDEFQSVKNVEGKMSFIYSNADTHEPIDILPTRLLLALRRHFLRYPYKTRMNVKTIVVDMNAAYFTLVKDLFPNAKVIIDRFHIVQLISRSLNQTRVQTMKQFHTSNSEDLKNYRKFKRYWQLLLKDSDDLNFKDYRYQRLFKKPLPNTEIIDYLLTLDETLKATYDLYQNLLYYSKKNDYKGFKNLVLKASPKELSPFMQTALKTLRKHLPRIKHTFMYPYSNGALEGSINKIKVIKRVAYGYRNFQNFRCRILISFKAKKSSARRFSHAA encoded by the coding sequence ATGTCTCATAATAATTGTATCCGAACTGCACTTGATTTAAAAGATAAAAATATCTTTTTTGATGAAAAATTTTGCGAGGAGAAACGAATCAAAGGGTTCAGATCAAAAGTTTTCTATGCCACTTTAACGTACAAACCCACTCACTGTGAGTGTTGTGGGATGAAGAACCACGCCTACTCTATTGTAAAGAATGGGTATTTAACCTCTAGGGTTAAATGGGTCAGTTCGACTCATTATGCAACGTCTATTCGATTAAAGAAGCAGCGGTTTCTTTGTAGAGCATGCGGTGTTACCTTTGTTGCACGTTCTCCTGAAATTGAAGAAGGTTGCTTCATCGCTAAACGGGTCAAACAGTCTATCGCGGGTGAATTAGCCGACACTATTTCTATAAAAGACCTGTCTAAACGGCATTTTGTTTCTCCTACCACTGTAGACAGAGTCTTGAAACAACTCAATCAGTCTGTTAAAAATACCTTCAAATCCTTGCCGCAACACCTCTCTTTCGATGAATTTCAATCCGTTAAAAACGTCGAAGGAAAAATGAGCTTTATTTATTCGAATGCAGACACACATGAACCAATCGATATCTTGCCAACTCGGCTGCTACTAGCTTTACGCCGTCACTTTCTTCGCTATCCCTATAAGACGAGGATGAACGTAAAAACGATTGTCGTAGACATGAACGCGGCCTACTTTACATTAGTTAAAGATCTCTTTCCTAATGCTAAAGTGATCATTGACCGTTTCCATATCGTTCAGTTGATATCACGCTCGTTGAATCAAACCAGAGTTCAAACAATGAAACAATTCCATACCTCTAATTCAGAAGATTTAAAGAATTACAGAAAATTTAAAAGGTACTGGCAACTCCTGTTAAAGGATTCAGACGACTTAAATTTTAAGGATTACCGCTATCAACGACTCTTTAAAAAACCTTTACCGAATACAGAAATCATCGACTACCTACTTACGCTCGACGAGACTCTTAAAGCGACGTATGATTTGTATCAAAATCTTCTTTATTATTCTAAAAAAAATGACTATAAAGGGTTTAAAAACCTTGTACTTAAGGCTTCTCCTAAAGAGTTATCTCCTTTTATGCAGACTGCCCTTAAAACCCTGCGTAAACACTTGCCTAGGATAAAACATACTTTTATGTATCCCTATTCTAACGGTGCTTTAGAAGGGTCAATCAATAAAATAAAAGTCATCAAACGGGTTGCTTATGGTTATCGGAATTTTCAGAACTTTAGATGTCGTATTTTGATTAGTTTTAAAGCAAAAAAAAGCAGCGCGAGAAGATTCTCTCACGCTGCTTAA
- a CDS encoding LemA family protein, whose translation MQWIIGFIITFVIVLAYISLYNGLVEALSWVREAWIQVEVQLEKRNDLVPKLIETIKDYTKQEHETFTQVIQLRNKLQQFPVENQLEKMHVSNQLSESIKTVFALSESYSNLKNNEKFKELQEELATTENKLAYSRQLYNSSVTSYNIKLQALPSNLIAKLHGFKEIELLETPPEDRIIPKISF comes from the coding sequence ATGCAGTGGATAATTGGGTTTATTATAACTTTCGTTATTGTCTTGGCTTATATCAGCTTATATAATGGGTTAGTAGAAGCCCTGTCATGGGTTAGGGAAGCGTGGATTCAAGTGGAGGTTCAACTCGAAAAACGTAATGATCTAGTTCCTAAATTGATTGAGACTATTAAAGATTATACGAAACAGGAACACGAAACATTCACACAGGTGATTCAGTTGAGAAATAAATTACAACAATTCCCAGTAGAAAATCAACTAGAGAAAATGCACGTATCTAATCAATTATCTGAGTCAATAAAGACCGTCTTTGCTTTAAGCGAAAGCTATTCAAATCTAAAAAATAATGAAAAATTTAAGGAACTACAAGAAGAATTAGCAACAACTGAAAATAAGTTAGCCTATTCAAGGCAATTATATAATTCAAGTGTCACTAGTTATAATATCAAATTGCAAGCCTTACCAAGTAATTTGATAGCTAAACTACATGGATTTAAAGAAATAGAGCTACTTGAAACCCCTCCTGAAGACAGAATTATTCCAAAAATATCCTTTTGA
- a CDS encoding D-alanine--D-alanine ligase, translating into MKIFLVYGGKSAEHDISILTAFSIIKEVYYDYYEVEPIYITRSGQWVKGAIVKQASDIKNSDVLKLTISDKVQFAANENQSSEGVLIQPSDIKEENAVIFPVLHGPNGEDGTVQGLFEVMGMPYVGAGVLASACGMDKIISKQLFQQAGLPQVPYVPIRKVEWINDKEIVLKQCEGTLFYPMYIKPANLGSSVGISKAKDQDELIAAIELALRYDRRVVVEQGIEAREIEVAVLGNDDIHISVPGELVKSVDFYDYESKYINNNVVLQIPALISEDANARLREFAVRAFQALDGSGLSRCDFFLTSNDEIFINEVNTMPGFTQFSMYPTLWKNTGLNYGDLVEELIQLALRRHQERLSFQNENYEQ; encoded by the coding sequence ATGAAAATCTTTCTAGTATATGGTGGAAAGAGTGCAGAGCATGATATTTCAATTCTGACTGCTTTTTCTATTATTAAAGAAGTGTATTATGATTATTATGAAGTGGAACCTATATATATTACAAGAAGTGGTCAATGGGTAAAAGGAGCAATTGTTAAACAAGCAAGCGATATCAAAAATTCGGATGTTCTAAAATTAACAATCTCGGATAAAGTACAATTCGCAGCTAATGAAAATCAAAGTTCTGAAGGCGTACTTATTCAGCCTTCTGATATAAAAGAAGAAAATGCAGTTATTTTTCCAGTTCTACATGGACCTAATGGAGAAGATGGAACAGTTCAAGGATTATTTGAAGTTATGGGCATGCCTTATGTAGGTGCGGGTGTCCTAGCTAGTGCATGTGGTATGGATAAAATCATTAGCAAACAACTCTTTCAACAAGCTGGTTTACCACAAGTCCCGTATGTACCTATACGAAAAGTTGAATGGATCAATGACAAGGAAATCGTTCTCAAACAATGTGAAGGTACGCTGTTTTATCCTATGTATATAAAGCCGGCAAATCTCGGATCAAGTGTAGGGATCAGCAAAGCCAAAGATCAAGATGAATTGATTGCAGCAATCGAGTTAGCTTTACGCTATGATCGACGAGTTGTTGTTGAACAAGGGATCGAAGCTAGAGAAATCGAAGTAGCTGTTTTAGGCAATGATGATATTCATATCTCAGTTCCTGGAGAATTAGTGAAAAGTGTTGATTTTTATGATTATGAATCAAAATATATCAACAATAATGTGGTATTACAAATACCTGCATTAATTTCTGAGGATGCTAATGCTCGTTTACGCGAATTTGCGGTACGCGCTTTCCAAGCGCTTGATGGAAGTGGCTTGAGTCGTTGCGATTTCTTTTTAACAAGCAATGATGAAATATTTATCAATGAAGTAAACACTATGCCAGGTTTTACACAATTTAGTATGTACCCTACTTTATGGAAAAACACCGGATTAAATTACGGTGATTTAGTTGAAGAATTGATTCAATTAGCACTAAGAAGACATCAAGAACGACTATCTTTTCAAAATGAAAATTATGAGCAATAA
- a CDS encoding UDP-N-acetylmuramoyl-tripeptide--D-alanyl-D-alanine ligase — MISLTVKEIATAVGALNDTNKWSDQAIISVDFDTRKLVKGSLFVPLIGSNDGHNFILKAIENGARASLWSKPLKELPPEVENDFPIIQVKDTLKALQDLAKYYLAKVNPKVVGITGSNGKTTTKDMTDAVLSSQYRVHKTRGNFNNHIGLPITILEMPIDTEVVILEMGMSQVGEIKVLSDLAEPDVAIITMIGESHIEFFGSRAGIADAKMEISSGLKEDGVLIYPGEESLLQDRVAFLADKQLKTFGSSTKNDLYPLSIDAQMNQTSFTTNENPNLTISLPVLGTYNVNNALAALTAGMVLGISIEKSAPKLAQFQLTKNRTEWLSGLNGSSILNDAYNANPTAMKAVLDNFSTFKNKGKKIVVLGDMLELGEQTSELHLSVKDSLDPNQIDKVILYGDKMNVLYEALKETFNEENLFHFTGDKEPLIRFIKNEIGPEDYILLKSSLGTDLLSVVRALQM; from the coding sequence ATGATTTCTTTAACAGTGAAAGAAATTGCAACAGCAGTTGGAGCGTTAAATGATACTAATAAGTGGTCGGATCAAGCAATAATTTCGGTCGATTTTGATACTCGAAAATTAGTAAAAGGATCATTATTTGTGCCATTAATTGGAAGTAATGATGGGCATAACTTTATTTTAAAAGCCATCGAAAATGGGGCAAGAGCTTCTTTATGGAGCAAACCATTAAAGGAACTTCCGCCTGAAGTGGAGAATGATTTTCCTATTATTCAAGTAAAGGATACCTTAAAAGCTTTGCAAGATCTAGCTAAGTATTATTTAGCAAAAGTGAATCCAAAAGTTGTCGGAATTACAGGAAGTAATGGAAAAACGACTACAAAAGATATGACAGATGCAGTCTTGTCTAGTCAATACCGTGTGCATAAAACACGAGGAAACTTTAATAACCATATTGGTCTTCCAATAACAATTCTTGAAATGCCAATAGATACTGAAGTCGTTATTTTAGAAATGGGAATGAGTCAGGTTGGGGAAATCAAAGTTTTATCAGACTTAGCTGAACCAGATGTAGCCATTATAACGATGATCGGCGAATCTCATATTGAATTTTTTGGATCGAGAGCTGGGATCGCAGATGCAAAAATGGAAATTAGTTCAGGCTTAAAAGAAGATGGAGTATTGATCTATCCAGGTGAAGAATCACTGTTACAAGATAGAGTCGCATTTTTAGCAGATAAACAACTAAAAACATTCGGATCATCAACTAAAAATGATTTGTATCCTTTAAGTATAGATGCCCAAATGAATCAAACCAGTTTTACAACAAATGAAAATCCAAATTTGACGATTAGTTTACCAGTTTTAGGAACGTACAATGTAAACAATGCTTTGGCTGCTTTGACGGCTGGAATGGTTCTAGGCATATCAATTGAAAAGTCAGCTCCTAAACTTGCCCAATTTCAGTTAACTAAAAACAGAACAGAATGGCTAAGCGGACTAAATGGGAGCAGTATTTTGAATGATGCTTACAATGCAAACCCTACTGCTATGAAAGCTGTATTAGATAATTTTAGTACATTTAAAAATAAGGGTAAGAAAATAGTTGTTTTAGGTGACATGCTAGAACTTGGAGAACAAACTTCGGAGCTGCATTTAAGCGTTAAGGATTCGCTGGACCCAAATCAAATCGACAAGGTTATTCTTTATGGCGATAAGATGAACGTACTTTATGAAGCTTTAAAAGAAACGTTCAATGAAGAAAATCTTTTTCACTTTACCGGTGATAAAGAACCATTGATCCGATTTATCAAAAACGAAATTGGACCAGAAGATTACATTTTATTGAAATCAAGCTTAGGAACAGATTTGCTTTCCGTTGTAAGAGCTCTTCAAATGTAA
- a CDS encoding Bax inhibitor-1/YccA family protein: MNTTRREVSNQAVNTTGLSKFFASIYIYMALGLSITGITAFYASQSPFILNLVFGTRFGMLAFFIAEIALVMKLASNGAKLRSAGASIIGFIIFAIINGITLSSIFLMYDLGSIGAAFISTAASFAGMSLVGFTTKKDLTSLGGQLRGALIGLIIAMLVNGIFLQSGPADMVLSFITVIIFIGFTAYDTQKLKELYAQYSGEQNLGALAISGALSLYLDFINIFIGLLRIFGGGRD, from the coding sequence ATGAACACAACTAGAAGAGAAGTTTCCAATCAAGCGGTAAATACAACTGGTTTATCTAAATTTTTCGCTTCGATTTATATTTATATGGCATTAGGCTTATCCATTACGGGTATAACAGCCTTCTATGCATCTCAAAGCCCGTTTATTCTAAATTTGGTTTTTGGTACCCGCTTCGGAATGTTAGCTTTTTTTATTGCTGAGATAGCATTGGTCATGAAGCTGGCTTCGAATGGTGCTAAATTAAGATCAGCAGGCGCATCAATCATTGGATTCATTATTTTTGCGATCATCAATGGGATCACATTGTCTTCTATTTTCTTGATGTATGACTTAGGGAGTATTGGGGCAGCATTTATTTCTACAGCAGCATCATTTGCAGGTATGAGTCTGGTAGGTTTTACAACTAAAAAAGATTTAACTTCTTTAGGTGGGCAACTAAGAGGAGCACTGATCGGATTGATCATCGCTATGTTAGTAAATGGTATCTTCCTTCAAAGTGGCCCAGCTGATATGGTACTATCGTTTATTACGGTTATTATTTTTATCGGCTTTACAGCTTATGATACTCAAAAGTTAAAAGAACTTTATGCGCAGTATTCAGGAGAACAAAACTTAGGTGCGCTAGCTATTAGCGGGGCATTAAGTTTGTATCTAGACTTTATTAATATTTTCATTGGTTTGTTGCGTATTTTTGGTGGCGGAAGAGATTAA
- a CDS encoding DEAD/DEAH box helicase, whose translation MKFSELGLTPELLKSVERLGFEEATPIQAQTIPLALDGKDVIGQAQTGTGKTAAFGLPMLQKIDVANRNVQGLVIAPTRELAIQTQEELFRLSRDKKVRVQVVYGGADISRQIRALKDAPHIVVGTPGRLLDHIKRKTLKLGHVETLVLDESDEMLNMGFIDDIETIIHEVPAERQTLLFSATMPPAIKRIGVRFMNNPEHVQIKATSLSDSLIEQFFVRCKDFEKFDIMTRLFDVQTPELTIIFGRTKRRVDELARGLEARGYRAEGIHGDLSQQKRMSVLKSFKTGKLDILVATDVAARGLDISGVTHVYNYDIPQDPESYVHRIGRTGRAGNEGVSVTFITPNEMGYLRVIEDLTKKTITPLRPPTNAEAFEGQIKASIDEVSSIVDANGLDRYEKAAAQLLETYTAEDLAAAFLKNVTKDADEVPVKITPERPLPGRKGGSHGGGGSNRGGNSSKGGYRGGSSRSGKPAERRGGASGSGSGSASGKWNKDSKNSGSDSRRKDSRGKSTDNRRKAGGERKFTIRDKD comes from the coding sequence TTGAAATTTTCAGAATTAGGATTAACACCTGAATTATTAAAATCAGTAGAACGTTTAGGCTTTGAGGAAGCAACACCAATCCAAGCACAAACGATTCCACTAGCACTTGACGGAAAAGACGTTATTGGACAAGCACAAACAGGAACAGGTAAAACGGCTGCATTTGGTTTACCAATGTTACAAAAAATTGACGTAGCCAATCGCAATGTACAAGGATTAGTTATTGCACCAACTCGTGAATTAGCTATCCAAACACAAGAAGAATTATTCCGTTTGAGCCGCGATAAAAAAGTGCGTGTTCAAGTAGTATACGGTGGAGCTGATATCAGCCGCCAAATTCGTGCATTAAAAGATGCTCCACATATTGTTGTTGGGACACCGGGTCGTTTATTAGACCATATCAAACGTAAAACATTGAAATTAGGACATGTTGAAACATTAGTATTAGACGAATCAGACGAAATGTTAAATATGGGATTCATCGATGATATCGAAACAATTATCCATGAAGTTCCAGCTGAACGTCAAACACTATTATTCTCTGCTACAATGCCGCCTGCTATCAAGCGCATTGGGGTACGTTTTATGAATAATCCTGAACATGTTCAAATCAAAGCTACGTCATTATCTGATAGTTTAATTGAACAATTCTTTGTACGTTGTAAAGATTTCGAGAAATTCGATATCATGACTCGCTTATTTGATGTTCAAACACCAGAATTAACTATTATTTTTGGTCGTACAAAACGTCGCGTAGACGAATTAGCTCGTGGTCTAGAAGCCCGTGGATATCGTGCAGAAGGAATCCATGGCGACCTTTCTCAACAAAAACGTATGAGTGTATTAAAATCATTTAAAACAGGTAAACTAGATATTTTAGTTGCAACCGATGTAGCTGCTCGTGGATTAGATATTTCCGGAGTTACACACGTGTACAACTATGATATTCCTCAAGATCCAGAAAGCTATGTTCACCGTATTGGACGTACTGGTCGTGCAGGAAATGAGGGTGTTTCTGTAACTTTCATTACACCTAATGAAATGGGTTATTTACGTGTTATTGAAGACTTAACGAAAAAAACAATAACACCATTACGTCCGCCAACAAATGCAGAAGCTTTTGAAGGTCAAATTAAAGCATCAATCGATGAAGTATCTTCAATCGTTGACGCTAATGGTTTAGACCGTTATGAAAAAGCTGCAGCGCAATTACTAGAAACTTATACAGCTGAAGATCTTGCTGCTGCATTCTTGAAGAATGTAACAAAAGATGCTGATGAAGTACCAGTTAAAATTACACCAGAACGCCCATTACCAGGCCGTAAAGGCGGAAGTCATGGCGGCGGTGGAAGTAATCGTGGCGGAAACAGCAGTAAAGGTGGATACCGTGGCGGAAGCAGCCGTAGTGGAAAACCTGCTGAACGTCGTGGTGGCGCAAGTGGAAGTGGAAGTGGAAGTGCAAGTGGAAAATGGAATAAAGATTCAAAAAATAGCGGAAGCGACAGCCGTCGTAAAGACAGCCGTGGAAAATCTACTGATAACCGTCGTAAAGCTGGCGGAGAACGTAAATTTACTATCCGTGATAAAGACTAA
- the acpS gene encoding holo-ACP synthase: MIVGIGLDIAEISRVKEAYLKRENFPSRVLTPAEMKIFSRLKGNRQIEFLAGRYAAKEAFSKAMGTGIGKLGFQDIEIIPDNFGKPVVGKSPFQGKVFLSITHTDSIVAAQVILEKGDRDM; this comes from the coding sequence ATGATCGTAGGTATCGGTCTAGATATAGCGGAAATTTCTCGAGTAAAAGAAGCTTATTTGAAGAGAGAAAACTTCCCTAGTCGGGTACTTACTCCTGCGGAAATGAAAATTTTCTCTAGGTTAAAAGGTAACCGACAAATAGAATTTTTAGCGGGAAGATATGCAGCGAAAGAAGCTTTTTCGAAAGCGATGGGGACAGGAATTGGGAAATTAGGTTTTCAAGATATTGAGATCATACCAGATAACTTCGGAAAACCAGTAGTTGGAAAATCCCCTTTTCAAGGGAAAGTATTCCTTTCTATTACTCATACTGATTCAATTGTTGCAGCACAAGTAATATTAGAAAAGGGGGATCGAGATATGTAG
- a CDS encoding type II toxin-antitoxin system PemK/MazF family toxin: MVRRGEIYYADLSPVIGSEQGGMRPVLIIQNNVGNHYSPTVIIAAITAKIQKAKMPTHVEISAEEYNLEKNSVVLLEQIRTIDKQRLHEKVTQLDFKMMKKIDDALEISVGLSRQV, from the coding sequence ATGGTGAGACGGGGAGAGATTTATTATGCTGATTTATCGCCAGTTATAGGTTCAGAACAGGGTGGAATGCGACCAGTTTTGATTATTCAAAACAATGTTGGCAACCATTATAGTCCAACCGTTATTATAGCCGCTATAACAGCTAAGATCCAAAAGGCAAAGATGCCTACCCATGTTGAAATATCAGCAGAAGAGTACAATCTTGAAAAAAATTCTGTTGTTTTATTAGAACAAATAAGAACGATCGACAAACAACGTTTGCATGAAAAAGTGACTCAATTAGACTTTAAAATGATGAAAAAAATCGATGATGCACTTGAAATAAGCGTTGGATTATCAAGACAAGTATAA
- a CDS encoding QueT transporter family protein, with protein sequence MKTKNLVTNAAVAAVYVVITSLLAFISFGAIQFRVAEMLNHLAVFNKKYILGIVGGVFISNLFFSTMVVYDVVFGVAHSLLSLLIMSGITRKITNVWLKMSVNTIVFTLGSALIAWELYLALQLPFWLSYFTVAIGEFAVMSIGMPIMIYLDKKINFNKQMEL encoded by the coding sequence ATGAAAACTAAAAATTTGGTAACAAATGCTGCGGTCGCAGCGGTATATGTTGTAATTACTTCGTTACTTGCCTTCATATCTTTTGGGGCGATTCAATTTCGTGTAGCTGAAATGTTAAATCATTTAGCTGTATTCAATAAAAAGTATATCTTGGGAATAGTTGGTGGAGTGTTTATTTCCAATCTTTTTTTCTCAACTATGGTGGTGTATGACGTTGTGTTTGGCGTTGCGCATTCACTTTTATCTTTACTTATAATGAGCGGTATAACAAGAAAAATAACGAATGTTTGGCTGAAAATGAGTGTGAACACGATTGTTTTCACTCTTGGTTCAGCTCTGATAGCATGGGAATTGTATTTAGCGTTGCAGTTACCATTCTGGCTTAGTTATTTTACTGTTGCAATCGGAGAATTTGCTGTGATGAGTATTGGTATGCCGATCATGATCTATTTGGATAAAAAAATTAATTTTAATAAACAGATGGAATTATAA
- the cbpA gene encoding cyclic di-AMP binding protein CbpA — MLIKSLCIPKSKLTTVSETVTLQEAIDILEKSGFRCVPILDESGTIFRGNIYKMHIYRHKANGGDMNLPVTHLLKNATKFISINASFFKVFFSIKELPYISVLDDDNRFYGILTHSSLLNMLQQSWNVNTGSYVLTIASTGHKGDLANMAKIISRYCSISSCITLDVEHDELVRRTMITLESGVTKDTVKQLTSSLSKKGFRVVEVEDLKNVG, encoded by the coding sequence ATGCTTATAAAATCACTTTGTATTCCTAAGAGTAAACTGACTACAGTAAGCGAAACCGTAACACTTCAAGAAGCTATTGATATACTTGAAAAGTCCGGATTCCGCTGTGTGCCTATCTTAGATGAATCTGGAACAATATTTAGAGGGAATATTTACAAAATGCATATCTATCGTCATAAAGCTAATGGCGGGGATATGAATTTGCCGGTAACTCACTTATTAAAAAATGCCACAAAATTCATTTCTATAAACGCATCATTTTTTAAAGTCTTTTTCTCAATTAAAGAATTGCCTTACATTTCTGTATTAGATGATGATAATCGTTTTTACGGAATTTTGACTCATAGCTCATTACTTAACATGCTGCAACAATCTTGGAATGTTAATACAGGAAGCTATGTATTGACCATTGCTTCTACCGGCCATAAAGGCGATTTAGCAAATATGGCAAAAATCATTAGTCGCTATTGCTCTATTTCAAGTTGTATTACATTAGACGTTGAGCACGATGAATTAGTTCGCCGCACGATGATCACTTTAGAGTCTGGAGTCACAAAAGATACGGTTAAACAACTAACTAGTTCTTTAAGCAAAAAAGGGTTCCGTGTCGTTGAAGTAGAAGATTTGAAGAATGTTGGTTGA